Below is a genomic region from Medicago truncatula cultivar Jemalong A17 chromosome 3, MtrunA17r5.0-ANR, whole genome shotgun sequence.
TGAATCACACCACTtctccaaaaattaaaattggaataaacTATCAAATTGGTGAATCTTACCGAAAACCCATTCATTTTTGGTGAATaattgaagaataaaaaaatggatcTTCAGTTGAGAAAGCAAACTATGAATGGGTTTCGACTTGTGGTGtagatttgattaaaaaaaaaccattgttATTGATTTGGAGTTGAAGAAATAAGGGGTAAATATGAAGAGCCCTTtgaaaaattaagtatttgaaaGTTGCAATATGAAAATTAGATAATTAgtcataatcaatttcatttgTCATGGATTCCAGAAATtagttattaaatttaaattataagtgTTTTATGATGATGCATGTTCAAAATTGGAACGACGTGGAGAATATGTCAGGAAGGGAGATGAAGATTGAGGGATATAGTGTGACTAAGTCAGTAGTGACTAACTAAATGCCAACCGTTGATATAGATCTGATGGTTATTAATTATTCCTCTCACAATAAATACTCATCTCACTTGAtatgtcctatatatatatatataagccaCCCATGAAagtgtcttttagcaacccaaggtgtgatttccactttttagttataattttgctaaaagacaccttcataaaaattagttgataTCTTTTAACAAATGCTAATAGAATAACTTACTAAAAGACACCTAcataaaacttcaaaaaaagtatcttatatatatatatatatttagtagAATCTTTCGATTTTTGGTTGCGATTTTATGTTTTACGATCTTactatcttctttcaatttgaAGCAAAATTTGACAACCTTTCAAGTCACACACAATATCTAAAACTATCCTCAATGAAATCTAATAGAAATGAGAAAAACATAAAAGCATTCTAACGCTTGTCTTTCAAATATTGGTTGATAAATTGAAATTGTCATCAGAATAATCAGATTTCCTTGATTCCAATCATATACAAACTTGTGATCCAACTGTCCACTTCCATCAATTTCAGCTGGCTCATCATTCCTAAGGGTGGGTtagtttcaatttattttttatagattctcatgaataaaatgataaacatatgtatttatatgttCCTTGCAAGTTTATTAAATGTTACTCCTCCTGACTATAAAATGTTTCAGGGAATTGAaaatattcctaaaaaaaagatGAGAATAAAGTTTCCATAAGATGAAAATAAGTTTATACATAACTACCTATTAACCTCCCTACTATAAAGGTTCATgcaaatatcataataataatcaaacaatgtttttaaaaaatacctAGGAATAAAACTTTCATTCGTATAATATTCcttgaaatattaatgtttttgaatgacattcataaatatttttatatgattacCCAATATTACGTGATCCATAGAAGTGTATGGTCTTTTACTAGTTAATATATAGTTGTTACACACATGATAATTTCctcaacacaatttttttattaaaaaaaataaaagacagcAACACATGCAAAAAGATTGATATCAATCACAATGATGTAATTATATGTTATCTTAGCTATGTTTGAATGTAAAACTAGGGAAAAGATGATGTGATGCAATTTATATTACCAAAATTGAtgtaattatattttgtttaatgacATGTAGAAAATTAAATGAGGTTAACGACATTTCTCAATCTATGTAAAAGTAGTTTGTTCTTGTTTATAATTGAATTCAAAGGGACTACATTAATCATCTAAAGTAGTTGTTTTTTCCAGTTTCTGTTTAAGCTACAAATCATGAATCTTCATATTTCAACTGTCAAAATGACATTTAACGAAAAAGTAATTAGAATCTGTACGGGAAAATGTTCTCAAATGCCACATTATCAAAAGTCTTCCATTTTATGATTAAACTGCACAGCCTTTCATATCTGTTACTGCAATAGCAGTTACAGATATGGCAACGGAAATTGTAAGCAGTGATGCTGCAATCATAACACCAAGTCTCTCATTTTCCTCCATGAAACATCCCTTGGTTATGACGCAAGTTCAATGGCATCCCGAATGTTGTTACACATAGATGTTATGACGCAAGTCTCTCATCAGAGTCTAGCTGGTCCTTGATACAACGAAGAACTGTTACACAGATGTGTTGCTACACATTCTATGACGACGAAAAGATGGAGCCACCTGAGAATTTGTATAGCAGTGAACAAAGTGACATTGAACAATAAAAATGTAGCACGCTGGATTAGAAGCTCTTGTTTATAATTTCTATCAAGACCATTTTGTTACACAAGCACATAAAATGCAGCTCTTGGGTAACATAGAGACTGATTAAAACTGAAACAAGATTTATATTACTGAATAGAGATGATTACAACAACACAATTAGAGAACAATAAAAGATTTAAGTGGAATGTGACAGTATACATGGCAAGTTTCCCAAAGTATGTTAGAACAGCAAACCCgttcaaaaatcaaagaaacagTAAATAATGAACACACGATGTTTGGCAACGAAGTTCGGCCAATATTGCCTAAGTCTCCGACTGCAGAGCAGCTGCAGTTCCTTTTTATTATGAGTGAAAGATTAAGGTTTACAATGCACAACTTGTGTATAAAACTATTGTTCAGATTACAACATTACCCCTGAACCGTACCCCCAGTCGCCATCACACAATAAACTATGTTTACCCCTGAACTTTTTGAAATTGAGACCATATTGTCAACAACTTGAAACAAAAATGGCATCTTTCCATAAGCATCACAGTATTCTATTGCTTCATCCAAACCTACAAGATATGGTAGCAACATTTTGGTTCATAGGCTTTCTTTAAAGTGTAACCCGAATGATTTTTCAAGTAATTATTTCATCAGCGGTATCCATGAATTGATAAAAGCATGCACATAAGCTTTTGCATGTAATTTACACAACAAAAAATAGAGCATTTATAAatggaaaaatttatataataaagatgCAGTCCAATCAAAATATACATTCAATGCATTAAGTTCCAGCCATACAAAGAtccatatgaattttttaaaactgtGCAGCAATTAGCTAAGTCTCCAAGAGATAAATGATTGAAACTTACCTCATGATAATTACAGGCATTCATGAAAGGTATTGGATTTTCCATAAACGTCCGGGAGGTTAGCAAACAGAAGAAGCTGATTTAGAAAACTTGGCTGTTAAGAAAGGACAAGCTCTTGCAGTTACTTTGTTCTTCATCTGCAATCTCTCCTTGCCACTGATGATGAATTGGTTGGGAGTGTCTCACCAGCAGAATCAGCATCCACCAATCTGAAGAGAACACAGTCCACATGGGTCAAAGGACTTTTCTAGAGTGGCACAAGTTGGCTTACTTCTTAAGCATCTCGTAATTAATACCGAATATAACATGCCAGTTCAAAGTATGAATAAGAAAACCAGAtgatttatgttaaaatatgacAAATAATCATGTGACAGAGGAAACGTGTTATTAAGGAATTGTTTTATAAGCCTCTCGCATTGCTAAAAAGACCTTCAGATTTAACGGATCTTAACTCCGTATTGCACAAAACCTATTGAGAGTTATGGCCCGATCTTTGTTTTTTGGATCAGAGCGTAGCGCCCAATTGGCTTATTTTAGAGGTTGAGCGAACTAGGGGGCCTATAGAGCAAAATCACCATTAATAAGTagaaagtaacattaatttgaaaacaaaattttacaaatattATGTGATGGAGGAGTagttaacaaaagaaaaacagaaataaaactATTTGAAGGAATTTGTGTACCAAAGAATTGTCCCTTAAGTAGAGAATAGCTCGgttaatccaaacatgcatGTACATAGGGAGTAAGTTACCTGAAGAGGAAGAAGCATTCTCGATATTAAAAGCCTTTCATGTAAAAAATTTGTGCCAGTGATATAATtatgtttgaatttaaaaataggGAAACGATGATGTGATGCAATTTATATTACCAAAAGAGAGTGTCACAGTATGCAGAAATCAAAGATTCACAAACATATGACACTATCCAACATGAAATCTAATAGAAATGAGAGAAAATTGAGAGAattgtaaaatcaatttttcatatattcatGAAATGAAATTCTGCTCCGAATAATAAGATTGCGATGATTAATATATGCACATAGGGAGTAATTCAcctgaaaaggaaaaaagattTGTTGGGAACTCCATTTGGGTAAAAGACCACAATCATCATTTACCATAATACCCTCAAAAATAAATTGCCACCACTCTTCACACCATTCCAAACGCAAAATCCTCTTAGCCtgtcaacaaaaattgaagtcagaaaataagaatataaaaaagggaaataaaagatttgattcaatgattttttttggttaaaaaaaataatttgattcaaTGGTTTGGTTAAGAATATATGTTCGTACCTTCCGAACCAAAAAGGTTTGACCAAACGTGGGACCCATAACATCTCATTTCTGTTTAATGTTGTCAATCCACACATTCGGGATGTGAGTGATTGTATGCCAACGCTCTCCTCCCTCCTTTTCATACTTCTCCTTTATTATTCCACAATCTTCAATCCACAAATTAGAGAGGGAGTTGGGTAGATCCTCCTTCTCTGGCAAGCTCTCAAGACTAGGACAGTTGTTAATATATAGCCAATTAAGAGATTTGAGGTGGAGAAAACCCTTTTTGTTCATTATTCTTAGCTTTGAACAATTTATCACATTAAGATCAGTAAGACTTGGTGGCAGCAGATTCTCCTCTGGGAACGACTCCACGTTTTCAAACTCATCACTGACAAAGAATGAATCCAAGGAATTGAGTTGGAACAAACCCCACTCCTCTCTCGAACCAATCAGTTTTGGGCAATTGCATATTTTAAGGTGCCTCAAGTTGGAAGGCAAACCACCCATTGGAAACGATTCCAGCTCTGGACAATTGTGCAGATACAGAGAATGAAGTTTGGTGAACAAATGTAGTGAAAAAGGTAATGAGGAGGAGCCCCATCCTGTTATTGAAAGATAGCAAAGAGAATTATAGCAACGTAAATCCAAAGAGGGACAGTTTACACAGCCTCTGAAATCCAACTTCAACTCTTCAAGAAAGAGAATATTGATTAGATTTTGGTCCACGGAGAACTCAGTGTACGGATTATCACAAAGGAATAACCATTTCAAACTTGTCGGCAATTCATTTACCAAAATTCTATCACATCTCTGTATATCTAACTCTATCATATTATCACACTTGGGAATGGATGCCTCCATCTTGTTGCAATCACTAATATTCAGTTTTTGTAAATAAGGAAGGTGTTGAGGCAGAGCCCTTTTCAATTTGGGACAATTTCTTATAGAAAGCTTTTTAAGCAAAGGAAACCCTTCAAGACACAACCATTCCTCCCAATTGTTCATCATCTCAAATTTCAAAACTTCAAGGGACAAGAACGGAACATTTGTTAAATTGTTGTTGCCATGAAACTCTTCACCAATGATCTTTATTCCGTCACATTTTGAAATAGAAAGCTCCTTGAGAGAAGGAAGCTGCCCAAGTGGTGGCAAATGGGAACATAATCCACAGCTTAACAGTTGAAGAGATACCAAGTTGGGTAAATGACAACCCGTTATCCAATTTGGAAAGCTTCTGCCATTGTAGCCTTCAATAGTGAGCCTCTTCAAGTTGCTATTTGGTTGTAGAGCCTCAATGACATCTGATTCTCTTCTattgatgttgaatttgaaattgtcaCTGTACTTCATGTTTAATTCTTCTACATGTTTCTTATCTTTCAAATTTGCTCTTGCTGCATCTTCGGGATTGATGACATACTCCAACCCTGAAATACAAAGTTTCCCTTGAAGACGATTGAGATTACCCAACTCCTGAATATTAGACCCATTCTCCTCTCCCACAACAAAATGACTCAGTGTTTGAAGATGGTTTAGACTCCCCATCTGCTTTGGCATTTTCTTTATATTACATCCTTTGAGATTAAGATGGCGTAAACTCACaagtttgtaaaattttgaaggGAGTATAGTCAATTCAGAACAGCGTTCCAGTATCAGAGTCTCTAATTTGTACAGCTTACAAATTGAGTCAGGCAACCTTTCAATTAATGATTTAGTCAGGTTTAGATATCGCAAAAGCTTTAGATTTCCTATCTCACCTGATAGCTCTTTGAGTTTACAACCACCGAATGACAACAACCGCAAAtatttaagttttgaaaatagaTCATGTTGCAAATTGTTGCTTATTATGAAGCATTCTTCATCATAGCCTCGTGATACTACCAAGAAGCTGCGTAATTTCTTAATCTTAGAAATGTGATTCAATAATCTCGCACCATCTTTCAAATCAAGATGGCAGCAAATGTGACGTGTTCTTTCAGTTATATCTTGCAGACTATCACCCTCAATTTGTAAGCAAAACTCATGGGACTCTGATTTTGCCAAATCATTGACAAGATCATGCATGAATAATCTTTTATCACCCCATGAATATAGTGGTtcttgaaaaaatgaaatggaCTCTAGATCATCCAAGAATTCATTACCcaactcttcttcacttttGTCTCTTCCGCAACATTTCAGCAAACCTTCTGCCATCCAAAGCTTGATCAATTCATCCTTTTCAAATACATAACCCTTGGGAAATATTGAACAAAAGGCAAAACAACGCTTTAGATTGGATGGGAGATTATGGTAACTCAATCTCAATACTGAGTTAATTTCATCACCACCCTTCGATACATGCCACATATCAGTCTCCAATATCTTAAACCATTCAGCTTGAGAAAATTTTCTTTGCAGGAGATTCCCTAATGTTTTCACAGCTAGAGGCAACCCTCCACATTTCTCTACAATCTTCTTGCCAATCGATTCAAGATTTGGATATTCAAACACATTTTTTCCTCGAAAAGCGTGTTTCACAAATATACTCCAACAATCTTTCTCCTCCAATTGATTTAAAAGAAGTTGATGGTCAGATTTCATGACAAATGCAACATGTTTGTCACGTGTTGTCACAATAATCTTACTCCCTGAAAATCCAGGGTTAAAAGAAAGTAGTAATTGCTCCAAACATTCCTCATTCCCATTCCACACATCATCTAGAACAAGCAAACATTTCTTTCCGGTTAGTGTCTTTTGTAATTGACAAATGAGTGGATCCAAGTCTTCACCGTCTGCAGGAGAATGGAATGACCTGAGAATTGTTTTGGTGAGTCCAACAACATCAAAAGATTTTGAGACATGGACCCAAGCTTTAAGTTCAAAATGCTTCTCCATCCTCTGGTCGTTGTAGACAAGTTGAGCAAGGGTGGTTTTTCCCATCCCACCCATACCGACTATGCTGATTATTGATACCTGGTTGTTGTTGTCCTTGTCTGACAGCAAATAGTTGATTATTTCTTCTTTGTCACCTTCTCTACCATATATGCAAGATTCATCCACCAAAGATGCAGTTGGAGATCTTTTTGAGGATTGCAGGCTTACTCCACCTTCATTACTTTGTGTCAATCCCAACACATCCTTTTGGGCTGCAAGAGATTTTAGCTTGTCTAGCAAATCTTTGATCCTAGATTCAAATTGATTAGACAAAGTTGAAAGCAAGCGTTTCACTTTGCGCTTTTGTTGTGCATTTGTAGCAATTTCGTCTAACAGTTGATCTACTTCGTATACCTCATGCTTTAGACGATCAAACCACTTCTTcacattttggttttggtacTTCTTTGTCTCTGCATCATCCAACAATTGATTGATAGAATACAGTGTGATTTCAAGATTTTCAACCAACTTTTGATTGAAGAGGTCTTTGAAATCTCTTGAGGCAATGCTCTCAAGAGTAACTTGAAATAATGACGAAAGAAATGCTCCAGCAATCAGCTCTGCCATGATGTTGTAGTCAAATCCTGAGAGGCTCACTGCAAGACATTAATCTGTTAAGCAAACTGGAACAACAGCTATATAGTTGGAATATCAATGTCGAACCACTTGAAAGATACATTTTAATGGATTGTTCAATTAATGACACATTATGCTGTTAAAATAACAACTATATTTGCATATACTATCTTCATTGCATGCAACGAAGAAAGATCACTTGTTACTGTAGCTAAATCATTTGTGacttttatatttctttatcaCTGTTGTTTCTTCATATACTAAAATTACTAATTCATGATAATTTATTagctttttgaatttttctaatAGATTTTGTACTCTTATTTTATTGTAGTATCTGATAAGGTGAGACCTAGATTGCCCTCTCTTGTTTAGGGGTATTTACCCTTTTAAGAtatcaaccaatgaaaatgtaatatacaaatgtaacattaaatgtcaaataaatgagtcaatttttctataaaaaaaaatcaattttaataaggtaacttttaatttttaattaattatatttaggtatatAATCTTAATTAACTTACACTATATgtcttgtaacaattaaaatttcacatcaaattcaacccatcatggttgtgtttggtaacacgaaTAAGccagcttatagcttgttggactaacttataagtttgttttgatataatatgtgtttggtaaaaagctttTTTCACTTACTTATAACGTTTTTTGAGAAgttatttcaagtagcttttgagtTTATAGCTggtagttttttatattttcttccaattttaaccatattaatttaatttaattattttttaataaaataacatgttcatgtcttaaaaaataatggccaagttcatagcttattttttaataaaacaactgtCACGTTTTCTCCTATGAAATAATGGCCAAGTTCATAGCTACTTGAAATAACttctcaaaaaacgctataagcaagtgaaaaaagttttttaccaaacacatcttattatatcaaaacaaaCTTATAAGTTAGTCCAACAAACTATAAGTTGACTTATTCGTGTTAACAAACACAGCCATGatgggttgaatttgatgtgaaattttaattgttacaaaacATATAGTGTAAGTTAATTAAGATTGTatatctaaatataattaattaaaaattaaaagttaccttattaaaattgatttttttttatagaaaaattgactcatttatttgatatttaatgttacatttgtatattacattttgattggttggtATCTTGAAGGGGtaaataccctctaaacaagagaggatAATGTTGAAAAAACCATCTGATAAACATAATGTCCAGCCAAGTAATTGTACTAAAATAATTAAGGAGCTTTAATGTTCAATCATGGTTGGAAATGATAATTAATCAATGGAGTGgtttgacttttttttgttaaccctccaatattttatgtgaaatttgcTCTAGTAATTTGTAGTTTAACTGATAGCTAAGTAAAGTCTGACTAatcattatttcattattttatatgaaacACAGGTTCTCTTATTAATGACTTGAGTCCAATTTAATTGGTAATAGTTTGGCATATACGAATAGATCATAGTgcatgtaaccaaaaaatactACTAATAAGTAATGTATATATTGATGTTGATATATAACTAGTAAAACGgtcgataaaataaaaatattaaaacggTCGATAAAAAAACTagtaaaagaatatatttttttagcgGGGAGTAAAAGATTTTATTAAATGTCTCCGTGAGTTTAGTTCAATTGGTacggacattgcataatttatgcaggggccgtGGTTC
It encodes:
- the LOC120579639 gene encoding putative disease resistance RPP13-like protein 1 produces the protein MAELIAGAFLSSLFQVTLESIASRDFKDLFNQKLVENLEITLYSINQLLDDAETKKYQNQNVKKWFDRLKHEVYEVDQLLDEIATNAQQKRKVKRLLSTLSNQFESRIKDLLDKLKSLAAQKDVLGLTQSNEGGVSLQSSKRSPTASLVDESCIYGREGDKEEIINYLLSDKDNNNQVSIISIVGMGGMGKTTLAQLVYNDQRMEKHFELKAWVHVSKSFDVVGLTKTILRSFHSPADGEDLDPLICQLQKTLTGKKCLLVLDDVWNGNEECLEQLLLSFNPGFSGSKIIVTTRDKHVAFVMKSDHQLLLNQLEEKDCWSIFVKHAFRGKNVFEYPNLESIGKKIVEKCGGLPLAVKTLGNLLQRKFSQAEWFKILETDMWHVSKGGDEINSVLRLSYHNLPSNLKRCFAFCSIFPKGYVFEKDELIKLWMAEGLLKCCGRDKSEEELGNEFLDDLESISFFQEPLYSWGDKRLFMHDLVNDLAKSESHEFCLQIEGDSLQDITERTRHICCHLDLKDGARLLNHISKIKKLRSFLVVSRGYDEECFIISNNLQHDLFSKLKYLRLLSFGGCKLKELSGEIGNLKLLRYLNLTKSLIERLPDSICKLYKLETLILERCSELTILPSKFYKLVSLRHLNLKGCNIKKMPKQMGSLNHLQTLSHFVVGEENGSNIQELGNLNRLQGKLCISGLEYVINPEDAARANLKDKKHVEELNMKYSDNFKFNINRRESDVIEALQPNSNLKRLTIEGYNGRSFPNWITGCHLPNLVSLQLLSCGLCSHLPPLGQLPSLKELSISKCDGIKIIGEEFHGNNNLTNVPFLSLEVLKFEMMNNWEEWLCLEGFPLLKKLSIRNCPKLKRALPQHLPYLQKLNISDCNKMEASIPKCDNMIELDIQRCDRILVNELPTSLKWLFLCDNPYTEFSVDQNLINILFLEELKLDFRGCVNCPSLDLRCYNSLCYLSITGWGSSSLPFSLHLFTKLHSLYLHNCPELESFPMGGLPSNLRHLKICNCPKLIGSREEWGLFQLNSLDSFFVSDEFENVESFPEENLLPPSLTDLNVINCSKLRIMNKKGFLHLKSLNWLYINNCPSLESLPEKEDLPNSLSNLWIEDCGIIKEKYEKEGGERWHTITHIPNVWIDNIKQK